The following coding sequences are from one Lolium rigidum isolate FL_2022 chromosome 6, APGP_CSIRO_Lrig_0.1, whole genome shotgun sequence window:
- the LOC124667994 gene encoding GDSL esterase/lipase At4g10955-like has translation MAKAMPDQKAGEAATAAANPLEFHVYGPRNLPCTNWRDLLNSSWKNPSYRRMVIACFIQGAYLLELDRQEKRDERTGLAPQWWRPFKYRLLQPLVDERDGSIYGAVLEWDHQAALSDYIPFRPTRAPAAVVALRGTLLRAPTFRRDVVDDLRCLAWDSLKGSVRFPGTLAALRDVARRFGASNVCVGGHSLGAGFALQVGKALAKEGVNVECHVFNPPSVSLAMSLRVLGETAGELWGRARAWIPFVGSQPAPDTSGGNSESEAMASLAQAGMARWIPYLYINTNDYICCHYTSDAAGGTAAVAVDNRGGAGNGAGKAGVATMVMVSKGPTKFLAAHGLEQWWADDVELQVVLNDSKLIGRQLRSLYAAQVARR, from the exons ATGGCCAAGGCGATGCCAGACCAGAAAGCCGGAgaagcggcgacggcggcagcgaATCCGCTCGAGTTCCATGTGTACGGCCCCCGCAACCTGCCCTGCACCAACTGGAGAGATCTCCTGAACTCAAGCTG GAAGAATCCCAGCTACCGGCGGATGGTGATCGCGTGCTTCATCCAGGGGGCGTACCTGCTGGAGCTGGACCGGCAGGAGAAGCGCGACGAGCGCACCGGCCTCGCGCCGCAGTGGTGGCGGCCGTTCAAGTACAGGCTCCTCCAGCCGCTCGTCGACGAGCGGGACGGCTCCATCTACGGCGCCGTCCTCGAGTGGGACCACCAGGCAGCGCTGTCGGACTACATCCCGTTCCGCCCCACCcgcgcgccggccgccgtcgTGGCGCTGCGCGGCACGCTGCTCAGGGCGCCCACGTTCCGCCGCGACGTCGTGGACGACCTCCGGTGTCTGGCCTGGGACAGCCTCAAGGGATCCGTCCGCTTCCCCGGCACGCTGGCGGCGCTGCGGGACGTCGCGCGCAGGTTCGGCGCCAGCAACGTGTGCGTGGGCGGGCACTCGCTGGGCGCCGGGTTCGCGCTGCAGGTGGGCAAGGCGCTGGCCAAGGAGGGCGTCAACGTTGAGTGCCACGTCTTCAACCCGCCGTCCGTTTCGCTGGCCATGAGCCTCAGGGTCTTAGGCGAGACGGCCGGCGAGCTGTGGGGCCGTGCGCGTGCATGGATCCCCTTCGTGGGCTCCCAGCCGGCACCCGACACGAGCGGCGGCAACAGCGAGagcgaggcgatggcgtcgctaGCACAAGCCGGGATGGCAAGATGGATCCCTTACCTGTACATCAACACGAACGACTACATCTGCTGCCACTACACCAGCGATGCGGCAGGCGGTACGGCGGCCGTGGCGGTCGACAACCGCGGCGGGGCCGGCAATGGCGCTGGCAAGGCCGGGGTGGCGACGATGGTGATGGTGTCCAAAGGGCCGACCAAATTCCTCGCCGCGCACGGGCTGGAGCAGTGGTGGGCGGACGATGTCGAGCTGCAGGTTGTCCTCAACGACAGCAAGCTCATAGGGCGCCAACTCAGGTCGCTCTACGCCGCGCAGGTCGCACGGAGATAG
- the LOC124666184 gene encoding high mobility group B protein 14, with protein MKTRSQTTPKPLNTVRLPPLEITRTKPKSKPKPKPRPASGKKGTLHDLHRPKKPPTAFFYFMEDFRVAFKEENPSVKSMREIGRACGEKWNKMTFEEKVKYYDLATERRAEFEKAMAQYNKKKINGELSEESGYE; from the exons ATGAAGACGAGGTCGCAGACGACCCCGAAGCCCCTCAATACTGTCAGGCTGCCCCCTTTGGAGATCACCAGGACGAAGCCGAAGTCGAAGCCGAAGCCGAAGCCGAGGCCCGCGTCCGGGAAGAAGGGGACCCTCCACGACCTCCACCGCCCCAAGAAGCCCCCCACCGCCTTCTTCTATTTCAT GGAGGATTTCAGGGTAGCATTTAAGGAAGAAAATCCAAGTGTAAAATCAATGCGGGAG ATAGGGAGGGCATGCGGCGAGAAATGGAATAAAATGACATTTGAG GAAAAAGTGAAGTATTACGATCTAGCTACGGAAAGGCGTGCTGAGTTTGAGAAGGCGATGGCTCAATATAACAAGAAAAAG ATAAATGGTGAATTGTCAGAGGAATCAGGCTACGAGTAG
- the LOC124667170 gene encoding cell division control protein 48 homolog D-like: MASTLSSKKAANRLVVEEATTDDNSICNLHPATMEELSIFKGDIVLLKGKRRRTTVCIVVPDETCEEHKLKLNKVARSNLRVRIADVVSVHLCPDAKYGRRVSVLPVDDTIEGITGNLFEAYLKPYFVDAYRPVHKGDLFLTRGGMRSVEFKVIEIDPPVDYCIVAGDTEIFCDGEPVKREDEERLDDVGYDDVGGMGKQMNQIRELVELPLRHPQVFKCLGVKPPKGILMYGHPGSGKTLIARAVANETGAFFFCINGPEIMSKMAGESESNLRKAFEEAEKNAPSIIFIDEIDSIAPKRDKTHGEVERRIVSQLLTLMDGMKARAHVIVMGATNRPNSIDPALRRFGRFDREIDIGVPDEVGRLEVLRIHTKNMKLSEDVNLEVVAKDTHGYVGADLAALCTEAALQCIREKMDVIDLEDDTIDAEILNSMAVTNDHLKTALVGTNPSALRETVVEVPNISWSDVGGLDGVKRELQETVQYPVEHPEKFEKFGMSPSKGVLFYGPPGCGKTLLAKAIANECQANFISIKGPELLTMWFGESEANVRKIFDKARQSAPCVLFFDELDSIAMQRGGSVGDAGGAADRVLNQLLTEMDGMNAKKTVFIIGATNRPDIIDSALLRPGRLDQLIYIPLPDEASRHQIFKACLRKSPVAKDIDLGALARFTTGFSGADITEICQRACKYAIREDIEKDIERQRLGKEAMEVDGGQEDEMAEIKAAHFEESMKYARRSVSNGDIRKYQSFAQTLQQSRGFGTEFRFPAQPQASVNAFDTAVAADEDDLYN, from the coding sequence ATGGCGAGCACGTTGTCTTCGAAGAAGGCGGCGAACcggctggtggtggaggaggcaacCACAGACGACAACTCCATCTGCAACCTCCACCCGGCCACCATGGAGGAGCTCTCCATCTTCAAGGGTGACATCGTGCTGCTCAAGGGCAAGCGTCGCCGCACCACCGTCTGCATCGTCGTCCCCGACGAGACCTGCGAGGAGCACAAGCTCAAGCTCAACAAGGTGGCCCGTTCTAACCTCAGGGTGCGCATCGCCGACGTCGTCTCCGTGCACCTCTGCCCCGACGCCAAGTACGGCAGGCGCGTGAGcgtcctccccgtcgacgacacCATCGAGGGCATCACAGGCAACCTGTTCGAGGCCTACCTCAAGCCATACTTTGTCGACGCCTACCGCCCGGTGCACAAGGGTGACCTCTTCCTCACACGTGGTGGTATGCGGAGCGTCGAATTCAAGGTGATCGAGATCGACCCTCCGGTCGACTACTGCATTGTGGCGGGGGACACGGAGATCTTCTGCGACGGCgagccggtgaagagggaggacgAGGAGAGGCTGGACGACGTCGGCTATGACGACGTGGGCGGCATGGGCAAACAGATGAATCAGATCAGGGAGCTGGTTGAGCTGCCGCTTAGGCATCCGCAGGTCTTCAAGTGTCTCGGCGTCAAGCCTCCCAAGGGCATCCTTATGTACGGCCATCCCGGCTCCGGCAAGACGTTGATCGCTCGTGCGGTGGCAAACGAGACAGGGGCCTTCTTCTTCTGCATCAATGGCCCTGAGATCATGTCCAAGATGGCCGGAGAGAGCGAGAGCAACTTGAGGAAGGCGTTTGAGGAGGCCGAGAAGAACGCGCCGTCCATCATCTTCATTGATGAGATTGACTCCATTGCTCCTAAGAGGGACAAGACACACGGTGAGGTCGAGAGGCGTATTGTGTCTCAGCTGCTGACGCTCATGGACGGGATGAAGGCACGAGCGCACGTCATCGTAATGGGCGCCACAAATCGTCCCAACAGCATCGATCCTGCTCTCAGGCGCTTCGGGAGGTTCGACCGTGAGATCGACATTGGCGTGCCGGACGAGGTTGGGCGCCTTGAGGTTTTGCGCATACACACCAAAAATATGAAGCTCTCGGAGGACGTCAACCTGGAAGTGGTGGCCAAGGACACGCACGGCTACGTTGGCGCCGACTTGGCCGCGCTCTGCACGGAGGCGGCGCTGCAGTGCATCAGGGAGAAGATGGACGTGATCGACCTCGAGGACGACACCATCGACGCCGAGATCTTGAACTCCATGGCCGTCACCAACGACCACCTCAAGACTGCTCTAGTCGGCACTAATCCTTCGGCGCTTCGTGAGACCGTCGTGGAGGTTCCCAACATCAGCTGGAGCGACGTTGGTGGCCTTGATGGCGTCAAGCGAGAGCTGCAGGAGACCGTCCAGTACCCCGTGGAGCACCCCGAGAAGTTTGAGAAGTTTGGCATGTCACCTTCCAAGGGCGTCCTCTTCTACGGGCCGCCAGGCTGCGGCAAGACGCTGCTGGCCAAGGCGATCGCGAACGAGTGCCAGGCCAATTTCATCAGTATCAAGGGTCCCGAGCTGCTCACAATGTGGTTCGGCGAGAGTGAGGCCAACGTGCGGAAGATATTCGACAAGGCGAGGCAGTCGGCACCCTGCGTGCTCTTCTTCGACGAGCTCGACTCGATCGCGATGCAGCGGGGCGGCAGCGTGGGAgacgccggcggcgcggcggacaggGTCCTTAACCAGCTGCTGACAGAGATGGACGGCATGAACGCCAAGAAGACGGTGTTCATCATTGGTGCCACCAACAGGCCGGACATCATCGACTCGGCGCTGCTCCGTCCCGGTCGCCTCGACCAGCTCATCTACATTCCGTTGCCGGACGAGGCCTCGCGGCACCAGATCTTCAAGGCCTGCCTCAGGAAGTCTCCCGTGGCCAAGGACATCGACCTCGGCGCGCTCGCGAGGTTCACGACGGGCTTCAGCGGCGCCGACATAACCGAGATTTGCCAGAGGGCATGCAAGTACGCCATCAGAGAAGACATTGAGAAGGACATCGAGAGGCAGAGGCTTGGAAAAGAAGCCATGGAGGTGGATGGCGGGCAGGAAGATGAAATGGCTGAGATCAAGGCGGCTCACTTCGAGGAGTCGATGAAGTACGCGAGGAGGAGCGTGAGCAACGGCGACATCAGGAAGTACCAGTCGTTCGCTCAGACGCTGCAGCAGTCCAGGGGCTTTGGCACCGAGTTCCGCTTCCCTGCGCAGCCACAAGCTTCTGTCAACGCCTTCGACACCGCCGTGGCAGCTGATGAGGATGATCTGTACAACTGA